The Petrotoga sibirica DSM 13575 genome contains a region encoding:
- a CDS encoding monovalent cation/H(+) antiporter subunit G, with amino-acid sequence MIANILMGIGIIFLLSGTLGLFTMEDFYSKIQAIGIADTVGIISVIISLMLKYPENMGRLLILFIIILVLNPAISSIIAYHAAKSGEKVGRENK; translated from the coding sequence ATGATCGCCAACATTTTAATGGGAATAGGGATAATATTTTTGCTTTCTGGAACCTTAGGATTGTTTACGATGGAGGATTTCTATTCTAAAATTCAAGCAATCGGGATAGCAGATACAGTAGGAATAATCTCCGTTATAATCTCACTGATGCTAAAATACCCTGAAAACATGGGTAGATTACTCATATTGTTTATCATTATTCTAGTTTTGAATCCAGCAATCTCTTCGATAATAGCTTATCACGCTGCAAAGTCCGGGGAAAAGGTTGGCAGAGAAAACAAATGA
- a CDS encoding monovalent cation/H+ antiporter complex subunit F yields the protein MILIKLITTKSTWEKLLSYSSFSSKAVILMLVFSLLSDQSFLLDVIIIFLILNIWGVLIVSSYLERGGNKR from the coding sequence ACAAAATCAACATGGGAAAAGTTACTTTCCTATTCTTCGTTTTCTTCAAAAGCGGTCATTCTGATGTTGGTTTTTTCCCTTCTTTCAGATCAATCTTTTCTTTTGGACGTTATAATTATTTTCTTAATTCTTAACATATGGGGTGTTTTGATAGTCTCGTCGTACCTGGAAAGAGGGGGTAATAAAAGATGA